The Aquificaceae bacterium genome contains the following window.
TAGAACCAGTTATTCTTCTGTTGTAGGGGGAACCCTTTACATACTCCCAGCTGCCATCGCTTTTCCTTCTTATCTCCACAACCGACAGCCCGTGGGCTTCCAGCATAAGGTTTGATTCCTCTCTGGTAGGTCTTCCTGCAGAGGGTGCGTTGTTGGTTATGAAGGGTTCGGGAAACATGAGTTCTGGATTGCAGTATTCATGATTTACCACAAGTATGTGCCTTCCATCTTGGGTTTTCAAATAGCCAACAAAGTCGCAGTTATAGCCAAAACAATTTCTCTGACGCTCCACGTCCTGTGCAGTTGGTCCACTCTGTCTTATCCTGTTCCAGTCAAGATTTGGCCCGCTATCCAGGGCATCTCCCCATCTTATAACCACATTATGGTTGAAGTCCTCAGGGAGAGTTATTCTGTCTTCGGTATTAGGCTGAATAGTTCTAAAGGTGAGAGGTTGGGTATCTCCACTACCTCCGCCACAGGAGAGTAGGGCAATGCCGGCACTACCATAAAGGGCACCTTTCAAAAGGTCCCTTCTGCTCATTGCTCTTGAAAGCACATCACCAAAGTATTCACTCATCTCAATACCTCCGGATACTTTTGAATAAATAGATTAGGGAAGAATTGTTAAAAAACCTTTAAGGTTCTGTTAAGATTTTGTTAAGAGAATCTATTTGGTGAAAACACACCTGTGAAATGTAAAACCCTGCCTCCTATGTATTCCTTGACGATGTTTGCAGTCAGAGGTGCATGAAGTATGCCGTTCCTGTGGTGCCCTGTGGCTACGAAATAGCTCTCTCCAGCTTCAAATATTGGCTTTTCATCTGGTGTTGCTGGTCTGTAGCCATAGTGCATGTTCATAATCTGTGCCTGTGAGAGGGAAGGTGCCACACGCACAGCACCTTCGGAAAGTCTGTTTAAGCCCTCAAGCGTGTTTCCACCCAGAAAGCCCACATCCTCTGAGGTGGCGCCCACATAGAGGTATCTTTTCCTGGGAATGAGGTAGGATATGGAGGAGTAGAGGACTTTTGGCAGCCCTGAACTTTTCAGTTTCATTCCCTGCCCCTTTATGGGATAGACTGGAAGGTCAAAAAGCTCTCTTGTCCAGGCACCCGTGGAGAACACGTAGAAGTCTCCCGTGTAATCGGATTTAAGACCCCTGAGCCTTTTAACTTCTCCCCCCTCTTTTATAACTTCTGTAATTTCATCTATAACAAAATCAACCCCAAGCCTTCCCATGGCAGAGAGGAGGGCATCCATCAACATCTCCGCATCTACCCAAGCCTCCTCAGTGTAATTAATAAGAGTAATAACCTCTGTGGAGAGTTGGCTGGCTTCAGAAGGCTCTACAAACTCAACTCCATAGCCTGCTTCCCTGTATCCTTCAGCTAACTCCAGAAGTCCCTCTTCACCCTTCAGCACAACTCTGTATATACCTTCCTGCCAGAAGTCTACACTTTGTCCTGAGACTTCCTTCACGAGCCTGAGGAACTCGGGATATTCCTTCAGACTACCGTAAGAGAAATCAAAGAGGTCTCCCCGCAATCCTTCAGAAAAAGGTGCCAGCATGCCACCTGCCACCCAGGAGGCTGCCTCCTCTGGGTTTCTTGTTATGACCTGAACCTTGTGTCCCTCAAGGGCAAGAAGGAGGGCAGAGCTAAGACCTATCACGCCACTTCCAACCACGATGATTTTTCTCATGGTATATAATTTACCTATTATGGGTGAACTTAAAAGAAAACTTGATACAGATTATGTTTACTTTGCGGAAGTTGAATTGCTTTTTAACTACGGGGTGGGTTATCCCGACCTTATAATCAAGCTAAGGGAGAAGGTTTACCAGGAGGGTCTGGAAGACAGTGTGTATGTGAAAAAAGCGGACAGAAAGCTCTTTCAGAATGTGCACAGGTTTCTTGAACTTCTTGAGGGTTCTGATGAGCCCATGCAGGATGACGACAGCCAGCCCATACAGAAGTGGTGGTGGCACCTTCACAAGATAGCAAAGGGAAGATATCCCAGCCTTATGCTCAGGGAATATCTGAGAGAGGTTTACAGGAAAAGAAGGAAATACTGGAAAGTAAAGGAGAAGGGTCTTTATTCTGTAAGGCATTCAACCAGTGAGGCGCTTGAAGGTTTGCACTTTGCCCGTAAATAATGGATGACCTAAAGAATTTAAGAAAAAAGATAGATAGCATTGACGAAGAGATTTTACGCTTGCTTAATGAAAGGGCAAAACTTGCAAAGAAAGCCGGTGAAATAAAGAAGAGAATGGGGCTTGAGGTTCACGCACCAGAGAGGGAAAGGGAGATAATAAACCGGATAATAATGCTCAACAGGGAACTTTACGGAGAAGAATTTCCGGCAGAGGCGGTAGTGCACATATACAGGGAAATAATCTCCGCCTGTCTTTCTCTTGAGAAGGAACTCAGGATTGCTTACCTCGGTCCAAAGGCAACCTTTACCCATCAGGCTGCCCTTGAATACTTCGGCTTTTCGGCCCATTACGTGCCAGTGAGCACCATAGGGGATGTCTTCAGGGAGGCGGAAGTGGGCAGGGTTGATTATGGCGTGGTTCCCGTAGAGAACACAACAGAAGGGGTGGTCAACTATACTCTTGACATGTTTCTAGAGTCTGACCTCAAAATTGTGGGGGAGATAGTGATACCCATAAGGCTCAACCTGCTTTCCACTGCCAGCAGTTTAGAGGACATAAAAACCATATACTCCCACAGGCATGCCCTTGCCCAATGCAAAGAATGGCTTAGGAGACATCTTCCTGAGGCAAACCTCATGGAAACTGAAAGCACTGCCAAAGCCTGTGAGCTTGTAATGGAGCTTGAAGATGCTGGAGCAATAGCAAGCGAGGTGGCTGCCTACACATACCATCTGAACATACTGGCAGAGAGCATACAGGACAATCTCAACAACTATACGAGGTTTCTGGTCATAGGTAAAAGGGGCATGAAGCCCACTGGCAAGGATAAAACGAGCCTCATATTCGCCATAAAGGATGAAGCTGGAGCTCTCTACAGAGCCCTTGAGAGCTTCTACAGATATGGTGTGAACCTTACCAAGATAGTTTCAAGACCTTCAAGAAAAAAGCTATGGGACTATGTGTTTTTTGTGGACCTGGAGGGTCATGCAGAAGAAGAGAGTGTGAGAGGTGCTCTGGAGCTACTAAAGGAAAGAGCCCAGCTGGTCAAGGTTCTTGGTTCATACCCAAAAGCTCTTCTACAGGAGGGCTAGTTCGGTAAGGAGCCTTTTCCTGTGAGAATTGCCCGTTGAAGGCT
Protein-coding sequences here:
- the pheA gene encoding prephenate dehydratase; the encoded protein is MDDLKNLRKKIDSIDEEILRLLNERAKLAKKAGEIKKRMGLEVHAPEREREIINRIIMLNRELYGEEFPAEAVVHIYREIISACLSLEKELRIAYLGPKATFTHQAALEYFGFSAHYVPVSTIGDVFREAEVGRVDYGVVPVENTTEGVVNYTLDMFLESDLKIVGEIVIPIRLNLLSTASSLEDIKTIYSHRHALAQCKEWLRRHLPEANLMETESTAKACELVMELEDAGAIASEVAAYTYHLNILAESIQDNLNNYTRFLVIGKRGMKPTGKDKTSLIFAIKDEAGALYRALESFYRYGVNLTKIVSRPSRKKLWDYVFFVDLEGHAEEESVRGALELLKERAQLVKVLGSYPKALLQEG
- a CDS encoding FAD-dependent oxidoreductase produces the protein MRKIIVVGSGVIGLSSALLLALEGHKVQVITRNPEEAASWVAGGMLAPFSEGLRGDLFDFSYGSLKEYPEFLRLVKEVSGQSVDFWQEGIYRVVLKGEEGLLELAEGYREAGYGVEFVEPSEASQLSTEVITLINYTEEAWVDAEMLMDALLSAMGRLGVDFVIDEITEVIKEGGEVKRLRGLKSDYTGDFYVFSTGAWTRELFDLPVYPIKGQGMKLKSSGLPKVLYSSISYLIPRKRYLYVGATSEDVGFLGGNTLEGLNRLSEGAVRVAPSLSQAQIMNMHYGYRPATPDEKPIFEAGESYFVATGHHRNGILHAPLTANIVKEYIGGRVLHFTGVFSPNRFS